GGAGCGGTTCAGGAATAATAATAAGCGATGACGGATATATTGTAACTAATAATCATGTGATAGAAAATGCTTCGGAACTTGTAGTAATACTCCCTGGAGGGGAAAAGGTGAATGCTGATTTGGTAGGAAAAGACTCTAAGACAGACCTTGCGGTGATTAAGATTAATAAGAAAAATTTACCTGCCGCTAAACTGGGAGACTCAGATAGATTGCAAGTAGGCGAAACAGTAGTTGCTATAGGAAATCCACTGGGGAGTGAACTAGCAGGATCAGTTACTTCAGGTATAATCAGCTCTACTCAAAGGGATCTTGTGATAGATGGAAAGCAGTTGAATCTAATACAGACTGATGCTGCAATAAATCCGGGTAACAGTGGTGGGGCGCTGGTTAACTTAAATGGCGAAGTTATAGGGATAAATACTGCCAAGCAGCAAGGCGTAGGTATTGAGGGGATAGGATTTGCCATACCTATTAATGATGCAAAGCCTGTTATTCAACAATTGATTGAAAACGGTTATGTAAGCAGACCCGCATTGGGAATTGTAATGGCTGAGATAAATGAAAAGGATGCAAAAGAATATAATGTGCCTGTTGGAATAGGTGTCAGTCAGGTGATGATAAACGGGCCTGCAGACAAGGCGGGAATTGTTCCGGGAGATATAATATTGGAGGTAGAAGGGCAGGAAGTGAAGAAACTGGATGAAATGCAAAAACAGCTTGAAAAATTCAAATCAGGGGATGCAGTTAACATGGTTGTTTGGAGAGATGGAAAAGAATATAATATTTCTGTTAAATTAGGAGAGTACAGTAAAGTATTCAGCGAGTGAACTAAACTGGAGTGTGGGCAACTGCCTATACTCCAGTTTATTATTATAGATAAGCTTCGTATAAGATATTTACATACTAAGTAGAGGATAAAATATAGTATAATATATTAATAGTATTCTAAAATAATTGGGGGTCTATTCAATGCAATTATCTTTTTTAGGAGCAGCTAGGCAGGTTACAGGTTCTTGTTGTTTACTTGAAGCAGATAAATTTAGGATACTGATTGACTGTGGTCTCTTTCAGGGCGGTAAATCGGAGGAGCGGTTGAACAGATTGGATTTTAGGTTTAATCCAAGTGAAATAGATTGTTTGGTTTTGACCCATGCGCACATAGATCACTCGGGAAGGATTCCAAAGCTGATCAAAGACGGATTTAGAGGTCGAATTATATGCACTAAGGCGACGGCAGATTTATTGGAGATAATGTTGAAGGATAGTGCTCATATACAGGAAAAGGAGGCGGAATGGCAAAACAGAAAAAATATGCGGGCAGGCAGGCCACTAATTGAGCCTTTATATACTGTAGCTGACGCTGAAGATTCATTAAGACATATAGATGCTTATCTCTACGATCAAATGGTTGATTTGAACGAAAGTATTAGAATAAGATTTAATGATGCAGGACATATATTGGGTTCTTCAATAGTAGAAATATGGATTAATGAAGGACAAGTCAGCACTAAACTTGTATTTTCAGGTGATATAGGAAACTGGGATAGACCCATATTAAAAGATCCTTCTGTGATAGATGACGCAGATTATATTATAATGGAAACAACTTATGGAGATAGAGTTCATGATAATTTAAAAACTGATACGAGAAAACTTGTAAAAATAATAAACAATACAGTTAAAAGAGGCGGTAATGTAGTAATACCATCATTCGCAATAGGCAGAACACAGGAAATTATCTACGAACTTAATAAGTTTTATGAGCAGTATGAAAAAGTGGAAGTAGATTACTTTCTAAAAGCCCATGTGTATATTGATAGTCCTTTAGCCGTTTCTGCTACTGATATTTTTAAAAGAAATAGTGATTGTTTCGATGAAGAAGCTAATCATTATATAATGAACGGTGATAATCCACTTGAATTTGAGAATTTGCATTTAATTAAGGATGTGCAAGAGTCTATATGGCTGAACAAAGATAAGCAAAGCAAGATTATTATATCTGCTAGCGGGATGTGTGATGCTGGAAGGATAAAACATCACTTAAAACACAACTTATGGAGAGAGGATTCCAGTATTGTTTTTGTAGGATATCAAGCACAAGGAACACTTGGAAGAGATATAAAAGATGGAGCAAAAAATGTAAAGATATTCGGGGAGGATATTGCTGTCAATGCTGATATTTATTCTTTAGAAGGCTTTTCTGCTCACGCTGACAGAAATGGTTTATTAAAGTGGGTAAAAGCCTTTAAAAATAAGCCTAAAAAGGTATTTTTAGTTCATGGTGAAGAGGAGGCAACAATCAAGTTTAAAGAGCGGCTTGTTGAGGAAACAGATTTTGATGTTGTAGTTCCTGAACTAGGTTCAACATACCGTATTGATGGTGATGGCAGTTTTGATTATAAAGAGAAATTGATGGATGACTCACTTGAACATTTGATACAAATTACATGCAATGTTGATGAATTGAAGTATGATTTTTATAGAGCCTTAAGCAAGCTGGATGAAAAGATAAAAAACAAGCAGCGGCTTGATAATGTAGACAGCATAATCAATAAAATGATACAGCTGAAAAAAGATATAAATAACTTAAGCAATTTACTAAATTGATATAGAGGTTAAAACAAGTAAGTGCAAGATTAACCTTTATTCGCCTGGAGGGGAAGCAATGTGAATAAAGCTAAAAAAGCTGTTATGTTTACCGGTATATTTATTATAGTTGCAATTGCCATATTTGTCAGCATTGCAGGCATAATAGCTGATTTTAAATGGCTGGTTAAGTTGGGCTATGAAGTTGTTTTTTGGACAGATCTTAAAGCAAAAACTATACTGTGGGCAGTTTGTTTTGTCGTATTTTTTATATTGACTTATATAAATTTTATTTATGTGAAAAAGAACACAGAAGATAGACTAGAACAAGACAATCCGTGGAATAAAATAACCAGGGTAGGAGTTCCCGTGATTTCATTATTGGTATCTGTAGTTGTTGGCTTTATAGTTTCAAGAAATCTGTGGGTGCAATATCTTGAATACTTTAATGCTACAAACTTTCAAATCAGTGATCCATTATTTGCAAAAGATATATCCTACTATATTTTTAAAAGGCCGTTTTTATACAATGTACTGAATGTTATACTCATATATATGTTTTTTCTGACGGTTTTTATAGGTTTAATTTATTTTATAAAAGGTGTTTTGGTTGACCAAAGATATCCTAAAATACATCTATCCATCCTTGTGAGCATAATTCTTGCTCTGCTTGCAATATCTTATAAATTTAGAATAGAAGGATTGTTATTTTCCACAAAGGGAAAGGTATTCGGGGCAGGCTATACAGATGTGTTTTTAACTTTAAACTATTATAAAGTGCAGATAGTCGTGATTGTCATTGCTATAGTGTTGACCATTTATATGGCGGTTAAAGGAAAGGTAGGGAGACATATTTTTTCTGGGATTATACTTTACTTTTCTGTTGCTATATTGGGTTCTGTTGCAGTTTTTATAGTGCAACAATATGTAGTTTTACCAAATGAACTCTCTAAAGAGTCCAAGTTTATTGAGTATAATATAGATTATACAAAGAAAGCTTTTGGATTGGACAATATAAAAGAAATAGAGTTTCCTGACAATGATACTTTGGATAGGGACATGGTAAAACGTAACCAGGATGCTATAAATAATATTCGGATCAATGATTATAAAGCAGCCCTTGCAGCGTATAATCAATTGCAGGGTATAAGAAAGTATTACAGGTTTACAGACATCGATGTAGATAGATACCATATCGATGGGGAAAAAACTCAAGTTTTCATATCCGCTAGGGAACTAGATAAAAATCAGATAAATAATACTCATGTAAATAATGTATACAAATTTACCCATGGAATGGGTGTATCGGTAAGTTCGGTCAATGAGGTTACTTCTGAAGGTCAGCCTAATTTTATTGTAAGAGATATCCCACCTCAAAGTATTGTGAAAGAATTGAATGTAGAACAGCCGAGAATATATTATGGTGAACTTACAGATGATTATGTGGTGGTCAATGCCGGAATAAAGGAGTTTGATTATCCTTCTGGTGATAAAAATGTTGAGAATATTTACGATGGTGATGGAGGAATTCCCCTCAAAGGAATAAATAGATTGATATATGGGTTGGACAGGAGAAGTTTTAAACTTTTTATATCGTCATATGTAACTTCGGATAGCAAGATAATGCTGCACAGGAATATTCGTAAAAGGGTCAATAGAATTGCCCCATTCATAGAGGTTGATGAAGATCCGTATATAATAATTGCAGACGGGAAATTATACTGGATAATTGATGGATACACTACATCGGATCAATATCCATATTCCCAACCTATTATAAGGGAAAATGACTATATCAATTATATTAGAAATTCTGTAAAAGTAGTGGTTGATGCATACAATGGTGATGTGGATTTTTATATCAGCGATGTAGATGACCCTATAATAAACACTTATAGCAATATATACCCGGGATTATTCAAGCAGATGGAACAGATGCCAGAAGAAATAAAGGCCCATATAAGATATCCTGAATATTATTTTAATATACAGACTGCTAGATATAATAAGTATCATATGAATGATATAACAGTATTCTATAATGAAGAAGATGTATGGAGGTTTGCACTTGAAAAATATTGGAATGAGAAGGTAGAAGTACAGCCCTATTATATGATGGTAAATTTACCCGGCCAAGATGATGTAGAGTTTGTACTTGCCAGGTCGTTTACGCCTGTTAATAAAGATAATGCAATCGCATTGATGATGGCCAGGAACGATGGAGATAATTATGGACAATTATGTGCATACAAATTTCCAAAGCAAAAAAAAGTATATGGTCCCCTTCAGGTAGAAGCCAGAATAGATCAGGATACAAATATAAGCAGTCAATTATCGTTGTGGGATCAGAGAGGATCAGATGTGATAAGAGGGAATATGCTCATGATACCGATTGAAGATACTGTATTATATGTAGAACCCCTTTATATACAGTCAGATGCGGGTAACTCGCTCCCTGAAGTAAAGAGGATTATAGTTTCTTATAAGGATAGAATAGCTATGGAAAAAGATTTAAAGACAGCCCTTGAAAAGGTTCTGGTAACAACAGCTGAAATGGATCAAGACAAAGCAGAACAGGAAACGGTGGAAGAGTTAATCAAAAAAGCTGCAAATACATTGGAAGAGATAAAGTCTTCATCAGGGCAGGGGGAATGGGCAGAGTTTGGTCAAAAACTTGAGGAATTAGAAAGGATTATCAAGCAATTAAATGAGTAGATTGATGATAGCACAGATGATTATTAAATCATCTGTGCTATTTTTCGTTATGTTTAAATATATTTAAATATAGAGACTATTGTATTTAACAATTAAAGAATAGCAGTAAGTTAAGATTATCCATAAGGAGGTGTTGGATTTGCTGTTTATTACTATAAATAAGAAAAAACTAAAAACAATAAAGTACATAGTATTTATCGTAATACTTCTTATTTTAGCGATGGTTATAATAAAGTTGTTAAGCGGAGATAAACCTGCTACAAACGATAATATAGAATATGCACATTACAGCAATGATGATGTTAAAATAAAGTTTGAGTATCCTGATGATTGGGAAGTGGACATAAAGGATATAGCTGGGGATGAAATCCTGTTTCATATAGGATTTCATTCCCCTGACGATAGAGGAAATGGATTTATCCAGATATGGGCTAAATGCGATTATGATACTTTAATATCATATATTGAGGGCAATTCTGTGGATAACAAAATAGTTTTGATGGAAAAGAAAAAAATAAATTTAGATGGAAATAAAGGTTATATGTATTTTTATAAAAAGAATGAGAATATGGCAAAAGATGCTTTGTTTTCTAAGGGGGAGAAAGTTATCAGAGTTTTTATGTCAGTCAGGGAGGATTGGGATGAAAAACATAATATGATTTTCAACCATATTCTAGATACACTATCAATTGGTTGACTAGTTAGAAGGCCACGGGAAATTATATTAGACTCAATGGACAAATTCATTATAAATTTTGTAATAAATTTATGTTAAAATAAGTAGTACAATTAATTGAAGGAGGATCATAAAATGGAGGTAGTAAGAATAAAGATAAAAAATACAGGTGACTTGCCATTGCCTCAATATCAAACCATAAATTCTTCAGGGATGGATCTCATGGCTGATATTCATGAACCTATTACAATTAAACCGGGAGAGAGGACATTGATACCCACAGGTTTGTTTATAGAATTAAAAGAAGGATATGAGGCACAGATAAGGGCTAGAAGTGGACTTGCTATCAAATATGGAATTACACTTTTGAATGGAGTAGGTACTATAGATGCAGATTATAGAGGAGAAATAAAGGTAATACTTATTAATTTAGGACAAGCTGATTATACTATTAAAAGAGGAGATAGGATAGCTCAATTGGTTGTAAGTCGGTTTATAAAGGTGGAATGGCAATTATCCGATGCAATAGAAGAGTCTAGGAGAGGATGCGGAGGGTTTGGGCATACCGGAGTTTAATTTTTTTATTTAAGGAGAGATAATAACCATGAAGAAAAAGGTTTTTTGCTCTATATTAATTTTTGTCATTGTTATGCTTTGTTTTACTGCTTGTGCTGACATATTGGATTACGGTGAAAAGAATACACAAGACCTGCCGGGCAAGCCTGAACAAAAAGAAGATATAAAAGAGCAAGGTGAAGAAGTCCCGGAACAAGAAACGGAAGAACAGCCTGAACCTACAAGGATAGAAAAGGCAAAAATAACAGCAGTAGGTGACATAATGATGCATAACACTCAGATATGGGCAGGACATGATAAATCCACTGATAGTTATAATTTTGATCATTTTTTTGAAGATATAAAAGAATATATAAATTCATCCGACCTTGCCATTGCAAATTTAGAGACTACTTTGGCAGGTAAGGATAGAGAATATACAGGATATCCCATGTTTAATGCCCCTGAACAATTGGCAGATGCATTAAAAGAAGCGGGATTTGATGTAATCACTACTGCTAATAATCATTCCCTTGATAGAAGGGAATATGGGGTTGTTAAAACGATAGACCATCTTGAAAGAGCAGGTTTAAAGCATACGGGTACTTATAGAACAGAGCAAGAGTACGATAATATATTGATTACTGATGTAAATGGAATAAAAATTAGTATTTTGTCATATACCTATGGTACAAATGGTATACCATTGGAAAAACCTTATCTTGTCAATTTAATTGATATGAATAAGATAAAAAGTGATGTAGATAAAGCAAAAACTTTGGGAAGCGATCTGATAATTTCCTGTATGCATTTTGGGGATGAATATCAAAGGCAGCCAAGTGATCAGCAGAAGCAGATAGTGGATAGTCTCTTCGGTATGGGGGTGGATATCGTACTGGGAAGTCATCCTCATGTTTTGCAACCCATGGAAATTAGAGAGGTAACCGACCAGAAGGGAAGGAACAAAAAAGTATTTGCAATCTATTCGTTGGGGAATTTTATATCGGCGCAGAATAAGCAATTCAGAGATAGTGGTATTATTTTAAATATACAGGTGGAAAAGAATTTTAATGATGATGTAACGGAAGTAAAGTCTGTAGATTATATTCCTACTTGGGTAAATGTTTATAACGCTGGTGGAGCAAAGAAATATAGGGTGGTTGCTGTACAGAAAGCTATAAATGATTATGAGGCAGGCAGTGATAGCCTTTTGAATAAAACAGACTATAATAGATTAAAGGCTGTTTGGGATGAGAGCACACAGCATATGGATAGGCCAGAACAAAAAATAGCTACAAAGAATATAGAATGAGTTTTTTTATTCTATATTCTCTGTAGCTTTGGGTATGCTAAAAGAAATAATTGTAGCAAAAAAGACCAGTCCGGATATCCAGAATAGCCAATAAAAAATATTAGAATATGCGAATCTTATAACACATTGATTTATAAAAAGGCCTTTGAGGGTAAAAAGAAGATTTACTTTTATGCCTTTAGAGTTTTGGAGATTTTGAATAAAGTTTGATAAACAAAATTTCATCAGCAATAGATTTGCTGCTGCCGATAGTCCACTGACTAGAAGTATTAAATATCTTGTTTTTTTATGGATATCACTTATTATTATTGAATAAGTATTACACAACACTATAAAGGATAACATAAAGGCTAGTAAATTAATGAATGCTATAATTACTGCAATTAGTGGATTACCGGTTTGATATGTAGCAAGGTCAGTGGTAAAAAGGGCAGTTAATTTAGTTATAATAATAAAACACAATATTATAGAACCTAAAATAAAAAAATTCAGCTGGTCTTTTAATACAAATTTAACAAATGATAAAATATCTTCTGAAAGAAATTTGTATTTTGGAGTGTGGGATGGTACACTGTTCAAATTTTTATCCATAGTTATCTCCCTTCAACAGAACTATATTAACATAATAATATAAAACAGGATAAAATTCCACATTATTTATAAAAACAATATTTGATTTTAAAATGATACATAAGATTTATTTAATATAATTTATAGCAAGCAATTATAAAAAAGCAGGTTTTTGTGATGGCGTTACGAATATTGATTGATGTGTATATAATGATATAATAAACTTATGATTTAAATAACAAAAGGAGGATAAAGGATGAATAATAAAAAAGCTGATATTGGTGTTTTTGGAGGTTCAGGATTTTATTCTTTTTTAGACGAAGTAGACGAGTTTTACATAAATACTCCATATGGCAATCCTAGTTCCAAGATTGCTTTAGCAGATATAAAAGGCAAAAAGGTTGCATTTTTACCTAGGCATGGCAAGGACCATCAATTTCCTCCCCATATGGTTCCATATAGGGCTAATATATATGCTATGAAAGAGTTGGGTGTAAAGGCGATAATTGCTCCAACTGCGTCCGGCAGTCTAAAGCCTGATATTAAGCCTGGTGAATTTGTAGTATGTGACCAATTTGTAGATAGAACATATGATAGGAAATCCACATTTTTTGATGGGCCTATAACTAAGCATATAAGTTCTGCTGATCCTTATTGTGAAGAATTGAGGAAAATTGCCATTCAAACAGCTAGAGGGTTAGATATATCAGTTCACGAAAAAGGTACAGTTGTGGTCGTTCAAGGTCCGAGATTTTCTACAAGGGCAGAAAGCCAATGGTTTACAAAGATGGGCTGGGATGTAGTTAATATGACTCAATACCCTGAATGTATACTAGCAAAAGAGATGGGTATCTGTTATGTGAATATTTCATTGATAACAGATTATGATGCAGGGCTTGTAGGGCATGCCGATATAAAACCCGTTACCGAACAAGAAGTTTATAGGGTATTTAACGAGAATAACGAAAAAGTAAAAAAACTGATTTATACGATGATAGCAAAGATGGATGATGATTGGAGCTGTAAATGCAGTCAAGCATAATAAAGGCTTGTAATTTGACAGAATTATATTTTAGTTTTAACATGCATTATTTATAATAATTTACTGTAAAAATGGGTAAACTTATAATAGTTGGATAAATGAGAAATATGGATGAACCAATGGGTTTAATTAAGAAAAACGATGTTATTCTTTAATAACGGTCTAATTTGTTTTTGAAATCAATGTTAGATTAATGTTACTATAAAATTATAATAAATTAGGGGGGCTGATAGCCATGCTGTTTAGGAATTGTGCCGGTGGGGTGGTATTTTGTGGAGACAAGGTTTTGATTCTAAAAAATGAAAAAGAAGAATGGGTTTTGCCCAAGGGAGTAATTCGTAACGGTAATCTCTCGAGAGAAGTAGCTTTGCAGCGCGTCAAGAAAGAAGCTGGCGTAGATGCTAGTATTATTTCATCAGTGGGAGAAACAAGTTACGAATTTTTTTCTGTCACAAGACAGCAACCTGTATGCAATCAGATAGTATGGTATTTGATGCACACACCTGATGAAACCTGTGATATAAGTGAAGAAGAAGATTTTTCCGATGGAGGATTTTATCCCATCGAACAGGCACTCAAAATGATAACATATAGTCAGGATAAAGCGTTGGTGAGCCTATCCTATAAAAAGTACAAAGAGATCGCGGTGTAGATATATGTTAAAAGAAGTAGTCGTACAATGACTGCTTCTTTTATAAATTTTTTTATCGTTTGGGGGAGGAACTTTGAAAAAGGAATTTTATACAGTGGGGAAACGGGATACGGTAGAAATCGAAGTGAAAAAGTCAAGGTTTATAGCTAATGTAAGCAGTGAGAATACAGAACAAGGAGCTTTAGAATTTATTGATTATATAAAAAACAAACATAAGGATGCCACTCATAATGTCTACGGTTATTCAATTGGGACTGGTTCAGAGGTTCAAAGATTTGATGATGATGGAGAACCTAGCGGTACAGCAGGCATACCTGTGCTAGAAGTAATAAAGAATATGCAACTCAAAAATGTTGTAGTAGTAGTCACAAGGTATTTCGGTGGTACTTTATTGGGGGCAGGTGGTCTCATAAGGGCTTATAGTAAAAGTGCAAAATTAGGCATCGAGAAATGTGGTATTATCAAGAAGGTTCAAGCGCAAAAGATAAACTTTACCACCGATTATTCTTTTTTAGGTAAGGTGGAAAACTATTTAAAATCCAACGATATATCGATATTTAATATAGATTACAAGGATAGTGTAGCTTTGGAATGTGGAATTAAAAAGGAAATGTTGAAGAAGGTTATATCCGAGATAAAGGATATTACTAATAATAAAGTATCTATAGAAGTTATAGAGGACATTTATATAGATATTCCAATGGGATAACAAAGTTGGTTAAGCATGTTTTGCCTTTACATACAAACAAAGATTATGCTATTATAAATTATGTTGTAAATTAATATTTGGGGGTAATATAATGGCTGGACATTCGAAGTGGTCTAATATAAAACATAAAAAAGCGAAGGAAGACGCAAAAAGGGGAAAGATTTTTACTAAATTAGGAAGAGAAATAGCAGTTTCGGTAAAAGAAGGGGGTAGTGACCCTGAAACAAATCCTAGATTGAAGGATGTAATAGCCAAAGCGAGAGCAAATAATATGCCTAATGATAATATAGAACGATCTATAAAGAAGGCTGCCGGGGAATTGGATGATGTCAATTATGAGGAATTTATATATGAGGGTTATGGTCCTGGAGGTGCGGCAGTAATAGTTGAGATAATGACAGATAATAGAAACAGGACTGCAAGTGATGTAAGATATATATTTGACAAGAACGGAGGCAACTTAGGTGCTACCGGGTGCGTAGCTTGGATGTTTGACAGAAAAGGTGTCATTATTATTCAGGACGATAAAGATATAGATGAAGATGATTTGATGCTGATGGCTATTGATGCGGGTGCTGAAGACTTTTCTCATGAAGCAGATATATACGAGATATTGACTTCGCCTTCTGATTTTTCAAGTGTAAGAGAAGCATTAGAAAAAGAAGGCCTCAAATTTGAATCAGCACAAATAGAGATGGTTCCCCAAAACATGGTAAAACTAGAGGAGAATGATGGGAAAAAGATGGAGAAGCTGGTAGATATGTTAGAAGATAATGATGATGTTCAAAACATATACCACAATTGGGAGATTGATGAGGCTTAACAGCCTTATGTAACCAATCTCCTTTTTTGTTTTTCCTCTATCACGGTATGTAAAATAGCCTTTTCTCTGAGCTTGAACTTTTGTATCTTTCCGCTAGCAGTCATAGGGAATTCATCTATAAATTCTATATATTTTGGAACTTTATATCTTGCCATATTTTTTTTGACGAATTTTTTGATTTCAGTTTTTGTTATACGCTGTTTGCTTTTTAGTTTGATGAAAGCCATTATCTCTTCGCCGTACTTTTCATCAGGAACTCCCACTATTTGTGCTTCTTTTATACATGGATGAGTATAAAGAAGCTCTTCTATTTCTTTAGGATATATGTTTTCTCCACCTCTTATAATCATATCTTTGATTCTGCCTGTAATAGTACAATAACCGTATTTATCCATAAAAGCTAAATCGCCTGTATGAAGCCACCCTTCATCATCTATAACTTTTTTTGTTTCTTGTTCCATTCTATAATATCCTTTCATTACATTGTATCCCCGTGCACATAGTTCACCTTGGCATCCATGGGGGAGCCTTTTACCTGTATCGGGGTCAACGATTTTAACTTCAATCCCGGGAAGGGGACGCCCTACAGTATTTACACGTCTGTCAAAACAATCGTCTATTCTAGTTTGGGTTATGACGGGGGAAGCCTCAGTTTGACCATATGCAATAGTTATCTCTTTCATGTTCATTGATTTTATCACTTTCTTTAGCACATATGTAGGACATAGTGAACCAGCCATAATTCCTTTGGTCAAGTTACTTAAATCGTACTTGCGAAAACTAGGTTGTTCAAGGATATTTATAAACATGGTTGGAACGCCATGGAGAGCGGTACATTTTTCATTATCAAGAGTTTGCAGTACTCTAATAGGATTATAATGTTCTAAGGGAACCATTGTAGCTCCCTTTGTTATACAGGACAAAACGCCCATGACGCAGCCGAAGCAATGAAATAAAGGCACGGGAATACATAATCTATCCTTGCTGTTCAAGTTCATACAATCTGCAACTGCCATAGCATTGTTTAATAAGTTTTCATGTGTCAACATAACTCCCTTTGGAAATCCGGTTGTACCTGAAGTATATTGAATATTGATCACTTGATCAGGCGTTAATGATTCTTTTATTCTATTCAAATATTCATCAGATATTGAATCAGCGGTTTTTAAAATATCTTTCCATCTAAACATTCCTTTATGCGAACGCTCCCCTATATATATAACATTTTTAAGTTTTGGAAGTCTATCGCTATTGATATTGCCTGGGGCATTATTTTTTAATTCTGGACATAGATGGTATAAAATTTCTATATAATTTGAATCTTTGAACCCGTCGATTGTGATCAAAGTAGAAGAATCGGAGTTGTTTAATATATATTCAAGTTCATACATCTTATAGTTAGTGTTTATTGTGACTAATACTGCACCTATTTTAGCGGTAGCTATTTGAGTCAGTATCCATTGGGGATAATTTGTCGCCCAGATAGCAACGTGGTCACCGGTTCTGATACCAAGCTTTAAAAAAGATTTTGCAACCAAGTCAGTCATTTTATCCAGTTGTTTATATGTAATCTTAAATTTTGATTCAGGATAAATTACAGCCATGTTTTCAGGATATTTACTGCATATTTTATCAAAATATTTCGGAATTGTACTGTTTATCTTTTGAAACATAATTTTCCCCCCTATACAAATTAATACTACAATATAGAACTTGGTACTAACACCTATGACTAGTATTATATTATAAATTATTTAAAAGTCAATGATTTATAATGAATAAACCTATAGGATTGTATAAAAAATGAAATTTTGGTAATAATATTATTCCGAAGGATTATGGAGGGAGAATATTATGTTTCAAAAACATAGAAAAACAAATAAATTAGTATATGCGTTGATGTTTGTACTCTTGTTTGCAGGAGGATATTTACTGGGCGGATATTATATGAAAAAGAGTTTAGATTTTGAAGCCGAAGGAAATACAAAGTTAAATGCCCAAGATGAAACAGCAGAATACGATAGTCAACAGCCAGTTTCCATTAATGAAAA
This genomic window from Clostridia bacterium contains:
- a CDS encoding YebC/PmpR family DNA-binding transcriptional regulator — its product is MAGHSKWSNIKHKKAKEDAKRGKIFTKLGREIAVSVKEGGSDPETNPRLKDVIAKARANNMPNDNIERSIKKAAGELDDVNYEEFIYEGYGPGGAAVIVEIMTDNRNRTASDVRYIFDKNGGNLGATGCVAWMFDRKGVIIIQDDKDIDEDDLMLMAIDAGAEDFSHEADIYEILTSPSDFSSVREALEKEGLKFESAQIEMVPQNMVKLEENDGKKMEKLVDMLEDNDDVQNIYHNWEIDEA
- a CDS encoding YigZ family protein; this translates as MKKEFYTVGKRDTVEIEVKKSRFIANVSSENTEQGALEFIDYIKNKHKDATHNVYGYSIGTGSEVQRFDDDGEPSGTAGIPVLEVIKNMQLKNVVVVVTRYFGGTLLGAGGLIRAYSKSAKLGIEKCGIIKKVQAQKINFTTDYSFLGKVENYLKSNDISIFNIDYKDSVALECGIKKEMLKKVISEIKDITNNKVSIEVIEDIYIDIPMG
- a CDS encoding S-methyl-5'-thioadenosine phosphorylase, with amino-acid sequence MNNKKADIGVFGGSGFYSFLDEVDEFYINTPYGNPSSKIALADIKGKKVAFLPRHGKDHQFPPHMVPYRANIYAMKELGVKAIIAPTASGSLKPDIKPGEFVVCDQFVDRTYDRKSTFFDGPITKHISSADPYCEELRKIAIQTARGLDISVHEKGTVVVVQGPRFSTRAESQWFTKMGWDVVNMTQYPECILAKEMGICYVNISLITDYDAGLVGHADIKPVTEQEVYRVFNENNEKVKKLIYTMIAKMDDDWSCKCSQA
- a CDS encoding NUDIX hydrolase; protein product: MLFRNCAGGVVFCGDKVLILKNEKEEWVLPKGVIRNGNLSREVALQRVKKEAGVDASIISSVGETSYEFFSVTRQQPVCNQIVWYLMHTPDETCDISEEEDFSDGGFYPIEQALKMITYSQDKALVSLSYKKYKEIAV
- a CDS encoding CapA family protein, with amino-acid sequence MKKKVFCSILIFVIVMLCFTACADILDYGEKNTQDLPGKPEQKEDIKEQGEEVPEQETEEQPEPTRIEKAKITAVGDIMMHNTQIWAGHDKSTDSYNFDHFFEDIKEYINSSDLAIANLETTLAGKDREYTGYPMFNAPEQLADALKEAGFDVITTANNHSLDRREYGVVKTIDHLERAGLKHTGTYRTEQEYDNILITDVNGIKISILSYTYGTNGIPLEKPYLVNLIDMNKIKSDVDKAKTLGSDLIISCMHFGDEYQRQPSDQQKQIVDSLFGMGVDIVLGSHPHVLQPMEIREVTDQKGRNKKVFAIYSLGNFISAQNKQFRDSGIILNIQVEKNFNDDVTEVKSVDYIPTWVNVYNAGGAKKYRVVAVQKAINDYEAGSDSLLNKTDYNRLKAVWDESTQHMDRPEQKIATKNIE
- a CDS encoding AMP-binding protein; this encodes MFQKINSTIPKYFDKICSKYPENMAVIYPESKFKITYKQLDKMTDLVAKSFLKLGIRTGDHVAIWATNYPQWILTQIATAKIGAVLVTINTNYKMYELEYILNNSDSSTLITIDGFKDSNYIEILYHLCPELKNNAPGNINSDRLPKLKNVIYIGERSHKGMFRWKDILKTADSISDEYLNRIKESLTPDQVINIQYTSGTTGFPKGVMLTHENLLNNAMAVADCMNLNSKDRLCIPVPLFHCFGCVMGVLSCITKGATMVPLEHYNPIRVLQTLDNEKCTALHGVPTMFINILEQPSFRKYDLSNLTKGIMAGSLCPTYVLKKVIKSMNMKEITIAYGQTEASPVITQTRIDDCFDRRVNTVGRPLPGIEVKIVDPDTGKRLPHGCQGELCARGYNVMKGYYRMEQETKKVIDDEGWLHTGDLAFMDKYGYCTITGRIKDMIIRGGENIYPKEIEELLYTHPCIKEAQIVGVPDEKYGEEIMAFIKLKSKQRITKTEIKKFVKKNMARYKVPKYIEFIDEFPMTASGKIQKFKLREKAILHTVIEEKQKRRLVT